Proteins encoded in a region of the Uloborus diversus isolate 005 chromosome 1, Udiv.v.3.1, whole genome shotgun sequence genome:
- the LOC129217396 gene encoding solute carrier family 35 member G1-like: protein MYDEVCGESGSQEVCEEWKGSLSSILKEYDDKDVFNADETASAEEIHLEEEEKEKEIEEVVDEEWSLVSKALQLDLVTTFRGFVNIDDDVQVCGNLSDKDIVDEFRPLSEEEDDESEELIHPKQNKFSVFKGLLLALLSGVFYSSAAVLVKQMKNLHPGQLAVYRFIAIFAFSLPESIHCQENLLGPKNLRFLLILRGIFGATNLFLNFLAFRYLPLGEAAVIIFSVPVFVTVAARIFLKEPCGIFQTITVVLTVIGIIFTTKIPLKLSGTTIIYTNELIYGLLAAVGSLLFSTCRFIVIRKVRSVHHAIIMFNFGWVAILETIILTVLIGDFRWHKCGLQSFYIILLGIFSYAGQTLLTIALQCEMAGPVSTMRAAADIVLAFVWQTFLFHDVPDTYSIAGAALVSISVIFVGVKKWVSSLSLDSASFKYLEWIRK, encoded by the exons ATGTATGACGAAG TTTGTGGAGAAAGTGGAAGTCAAGAAGTCTGCGAAGAATGGAAGGGATCACTGTCTTCAATTCTAAAAGAGTATGACGACAAAGATGTATTCAATGCCGATGAAACAg CATCTGCTGAGGAAATCCACCtagaagaggaagaaaaagaaaaggaaatcgaGGAAGTAGTTGATGAGGAATGGAGTTTAGTGTCAAAAGCTCTGCAGCTAGATCTTGTAACAACATTTCGAGGCTTTGTCAACATAGATGATGATGTTCAAGTGTGTGGAAATTTATCGGACAAAGACATAGTTGACGAATTTCGACCACTCTCAGAAGAGGAAGATGATGAGAGTGAAGAACTTATCCATCCGAAACAG AACAAGTTTTCGGTCTTCAAAGGGTTACTATTGGCACTATTATCTGGAGTATTTTATTCTTCAGCAGCAGTTCTTGTTAAACAGATGAAAAACCTTCACCCAGGACAACTAGCAGTTTATCGCTTTAtagcaatttttgctttttctctTCCAGAGTCAATACATTGCCAAGAAAACCTGTTGGGGCCAAAGAACTTGCGTTTTCTTTTGATACTGAGAGGAATATTTGGAGCAACAAATTTATTCCTGAATTTTCTTGCTTTCCGTTACCTCCCCCTCGGTGAAGCTGCCGTGATTATTTTCAGCGTCCCTGTTTTCGTGACTGTAGCAGCCAGAATATTTCTTAAGGAGCCATGTGGCATCTTCCAAACAATTACAGTCGTTCTGACAGTGATAGGAATCATTTTCACCACTAAAATTCCTCTAAAACTGTCTGGGACAACCATTATATACACCAACGAACTAATTTATGGTCTTTTAGCGGCAGTAGGGTCTCTACTTTTTAGTACTTGTAGATTCATCGTCATCAGAAAAGTGAGAAGTGTTCACCATGCGATTATAATGTTCAACTTCGGTTGGGTTGCCATCTTGGAAACAATTATCCTCACAGTTTTAATTGGCGACTTCAGATGGCATAAATGTGGTCTTCAAAGCTTTTACATCATTCTACTAGGAATTTTCAGTTACGCTGGACAAACACTGCTTACTATAGCTCTTCAATGTGAAATGGCAGGACCTGTTTCCACGATGAGGGCTGCGGCTGACATTGTATTGGCTTTCGTGTGGCAAACATTTCTGTTTCATGACGTTCCAGACACTTACAGCATAGCAGGAGCTGCATTAGTGTCAATTTCTGTGATATTTGTAGGAGTTAAGAAGTGGGTGTCTTCTTTATCTCTTGATTCAGCAAGTTTTAAGTATCTTGAATGGATAAGGAAATAA